The following are encoded in a window of Kitasatospora fiedleri genomic DNA:
- a CDS encoding IS630 family transposase (programmed frameshift) codes for MRYADGGGLIAAGRLRRESVRMQAAELFEQEVKSAEVARRLRVSGKSAYQWHQLWRDGGVEALASRGPGGSRCRLSRRCLAKLAAYLDEGPAAHGWVEDQVWTAARVVTLIGRKFHVTYSVSGATRLMHRLGFSPQVPARRVAGRDERAVTGWKEVTWAEVEESGRPGGGYICFEDEAGFTRRPPRGRTWGRRGRTPVVTVSGRRAGRLSVAGLIAVRPGSRTRLCHRLVTHPAGKGMRRSMGERDFIALVDGVHQLVKAPIVLVWDRLNTHVSRAVRELVDQRARLTVFLLPAYSPDLNPVEWVWAHVKHSLANLAVMALDRLEALVRNRLKRLQYPPDTPDGFIAGTGLTLDTPTPP; via the exons GTGAGATATGCGGATGGGGGCGGGCTGATCGCCGCAGGACGGCTGCGTCGGGAGTCGGTGCGCATGCAGGCAGCCGAGTTGTTCGAGCAGGAGGTCAAGTCGGCGGAGGTGGCCCGGCGCCTGCGGGTGAGTGGGAAGTCGGCCTACCAGTGGCACCAGTTGTGGCGTGACGGTGGGGTCGAGGCGCTGGCATCGCGCGGCCCGGGCGGGTCGCGGTGCCGCCTGTCGCGGCGCTGCCTCGCCAAGCTCGCCGCGTATCTGGACGAGGGTCCGGCCGCGCACGGCTGGGTGGAGGACCAGGTATGGACGGCGGCGCGGGTGGTCACGCTGATCGGGCGGAAGTTCCACGTCACCTACAGCGTGTCCGGGGCGACGCGGCTGATGCACCGGCTCGGTTTCAGCCCGCAGGTCCCCGCGCGTCGGGTGGCCGGGCGCGACGAGCGGGCCGTCACCGGGTGGAAGGAGGTGACCTGGGCGGAGGTAGAAGAGTCCGGGCGGCCTG GCGGGGGATACATCTGCTTCGAGGACGAGGCAGGCTTCACCCGCCGACCGCCCCGCGGACGCACTTGGGGCAGACGGGGCCGCACGCCGGTCGTGACCGTCAGCGGGCGCCGCGCGGGACGCCTGTCGGTGGCGGGGCTGATCGCGGTGCGGCCGGGCTCGCGCACCCGGCTGTGCCACCGCCTGGTCACCCACCCCGCGGGCAAGGGCATGCGCCGCAGCATGGGCGAGCGCGACTTCATCGCCCTGGTCGACGGCGTCCACCAACTCGTCAAGGCGCCGATCGTGCTGGTCTGGGACCGTCTGAACACCCATGTCTCCCGCGCCGTGCGCGAGTTGGTCGACCAGCGCGCCCGGCTGACGGTGTTCCTGCTGCCCGCCTACTCACCCGACCTCAACCCCGTCGAATGGGTCTGGGCACACGTCAAGCACAGCCTCGCCAACCTCGCCGTCATGGCCCTCGACCGACTCGAAGCCCTCGTCCGCAACCGGCTCAAACGCCTGCAGTACCCACCCGACACCCCCGACGGCTTCATAGCCGGCACCGGCCTGACCCTCGACACCCCAACCCCACCCTGA
- a CDS encoding IS4 family transposase, producing MPRPGQLKSPTSDRLSDRIALGVLTRAFPPELVDEVVAECGRVEQRTRLLPARVVVYFVLAMCLFFGQGYEEVARLLVQGLEREGRWATAWRVPTTAAIGRARLRLGPEPLRVLFGRVCRPVAVAGTQGAWYRRWRLIAVDGTVFDVPDTVANAEFFGRPGTSRGQGRSAYPQVRVAALAECGTHAVFAAEVGPLALHETALATRLFPALTEGMLVLADRGFCGFDLWRTAKATGADLLWRVRSFVVLPVIETLADGSYLSEIVAARDNYRRTDPERVRVIEYGLGRNGTVYRLITTVLDPVQAPADELAALYAQRWEIENVLDEIKNHQGGPRLVLRSQHPSGIEQEIFAFLLVHHALRDLMHQAALKGGHDPDRISFTRTLRIVRRHVTGQAALSPLPTRPGHRPEPE from the coding sequence GTGCCAAGGCCTGGACAGTTGAAGTCGCCGACGAGTGACCGGCTCTCGGATCGGATCGCGTTGGGGGTGCTGACGCGGGCCTTCCCGCCCGAGTTGGTCGATGAGGTCGTCGCCGAGTGCGGTCGGGTCGAGCAGCGTACGCGGCTGCTTCCCGCGCGGGTTGTGGTCTATTTCGTCCTGGCGATGTGCCTGTTCTTCGGTCAGGGCTATGAGGAGGTGGCCCGGCTCCTCGTTCAGGGCCTCGAGCGGGAGGGCCGATGGGCGACCGCTTGGCGGGTACCGACGACGGCGGCGATCGGCCGGGCCCGGCTGCGGTTGGGCCCTGAGCCGTTGCGGGTCCTGTTCGGGCGGGTCTGCCGGCCGGTCGCGGTCGCCGGGACGCAGGGCGCCTGGTATCGGCGCTGGCGGCTGATCGCGGTGGACGGCACCGTCTTCGATGTGCCGGACACGGTGGCGAATGCGGAGTTCTTCGGGCGTCCGGGAACCAGCCGCGGGCAGGGCCGCAGTGCGTATCCGCAGGTGAGGGTGGCGGCCCTGGCCGAGTGCGGCACCCACGCCGTGTTCGCGGCCGAGGTCGGCCCTCTGGCGCTTCACGAGACCGCTTTGGCCACGCGGCTGTTCCCCGCCCTGACCGAGGGCATGCTCGTCCTGGCGGACCGGGGATTTTGCGGCTTCGACCTGTGGCGGACCGCGAAGGCGACCGGTGCCGACCTGTTGTGGCGGGTCCGCAGCTTCGTCGTGCTGCCCGTGATCGAGACTCTCGCGGACGGTTCCTACCTGTCGGAGATCGTCGCCGCACGGGACAACTACCGCCGCACGGACCCCGAACGGGTCCGTGTGATCGAGTACGGTCTCGGCCGCAACGGCACCGTCTACCGGCTGATCACCACCGTCCTCGACCCTGTTCAGGCACCGGCCGACGAGCTCGCCGCCCTGTATGCCCAGCGATGGGAGATCGAGAACGTCCTGGACGAGATCAAGAACCACCAGGGTGGGCCACGCCTCGTGCTCCGTTCACAGCACCCGTCCGGCATCGAGCAGGAGATCTTCGCGTTCCTGCTGGTCCACCATGCGTTGCGGGACCTGATGCACCAGGCCGCCCTCAAGGGCGGACACGACCCGGACCGGATCTCGTTCACCCGTACCCTTCGCATCGTCCGCCGCCACGTCACCGGGCAGGCGGCGCTTTCCCCCCTCCCGACTCGCCCGGGCCATCGCCCAGAGCCTGAGTGA
- a CDS encoding glycosyltransferase, translating into MNISVVIPSYNVGPQVRRLLSCLALCELDAGDSFEVVVVDDGSDDGTGELLAALKPPYPLQYLFLPRTPASGRAAARNAGIRAASGDVVVLVDADQVVEPGFLAAHARYHRLRTDLVVAGPRGDMAEGEIDDERLAREFSLDAMPEIVRWDGREFLLAEFSENFDNLETCWHYAFTCNLSVRREHLLAVGGFDEGFLGWGLEDSELGYRLRRRGLAFAFQPEALSYQREREVTAEMLGQWRTNLDHFVARHAGVADVAIQQVICRAFDPAEAERALGWLDCTVRMEYAARALAGRLPEPTSYALLEVDDDNVRDVLARLPGLAAERDLLVLDDTERAVLAGPAQCTGTTRELVYFHRPSADARKKILARYPVGPDGLTP; encoded by the coding sequence ATGAACATCAGCGTGGTCATCCCGTCCTACAACGTCGGCCCGCAGGTGCGGCGACTGCTGTCGTGCCTGGCCCTCTGCGAGCTCGACGCCGGTGACTCGTTCGAAGTCGTCGTGGTGGACGACGGCTCCGACGACGGCACCGGGGAACTCCTCGCCGCACTGAAGCCGCCCTACCCCCTGCAGTACCTGTTCCTGCCGCGGACCCCGGCCTCCGGCCGGGCGGCGGCGCGCAACGCGGGAATCCGCGCGGCCTCCGGCGACGTGGTCGTCCTGGTCGACGCCGACCAGGTCGTCGAGCCCGGCTTCCTCGCCGCGCACGCCCGGTACCACCGGCTCCGCACCGACCTGGTGGTGGCCGGTCCCCGGGGCGACATGGCCGAGGGGGAGATCGACGACGAGCGCCTGGCCCGGGAGTTCTCGCTCGACGCGATGCCGGAGATCGTCAGATGGGACGGCCGGGAGTTCCTGCTGGCCGAGTTCTCGGAGAACTTCGACAACCTGGAGACCTGCTGGCACTACGCGTTCACCTGCAACCTGTCGGTGCGCCGCGAGCACCTGCTCGCGGTCGGGGGCTTCGACGAAGGCTTCCTGGGCTGGGGCCTGGAGGACTCCGAGCTCGGCTACCGGCTGCGGCGCCGGGGGCTGGCGTTCGCGTTCCAGCCGGAGGCGCTGTCCTACCAGAGGGAGCGCGAGGTCACGGCGGAGATGCTCGGCCAGTGGCGCACCAACCTCGACCACTTCGTCGCCAGGCACGCGGGGGTGGCCGATGTGGCGATCCAGCAGGTCATCTGCCGGGCGTTCGACCCGGCGGAGGCGGAACGCGCCCTCGGCTGGCTGGACTGCACGGTCCGGATGGAGTACGCCGCGCGGGCGCTGGCCGGCCGGCTGCCCGAACCGACCTCGTACGCGTTGCTGGAGGTGGACGACGACAACGTCCGGGACGTCCTCGCCCGGCTGCCCGGGCTGGCCGCCGAACGCGATCTGCTGGTCCTGGACGACACGGAGCGGGCGGTGCTGGCCGGACCGGCGCAGTGCACCGGGACGACGCGTGAGCTGGTGTACTTCCACCGGCCGTCCGCCGACGCCAGGAAGAAGATCCTCGCCCGCTACCCCGTCGGGCCCGACGGACTGACGCCCTGA
- a CDS encoding quinone oxidoreductase family protein translates to MRRVRYEVNGGPEVLFTEEAPVPEPGPGELLVRSEAVGVTLPAVRRVREGTEPGPLGGEVAGTVVAVGEGATGFAVGDRVTGLCFSHGYAELALLHRAMASRIPDRATAVDAVALVRSGLVARGAHEAGRPRPGDAVLVTAAASAVGTLALQYARAGGASRVVAAVSSADKAEFVRALGADEVVLYGDESWGDPVDVVLDGVGGELLRPAVRALAEGGRLVAFSSGGGTIDAYELLVRSASVVGFRMAAVARGEPDTYARWLDELWELHRNGTLRPRVFAEIPLAEAARAHEIIESRRNLGKVVLIPRG, encoded by the coding sequence ATGCGCCGTGTCCGCTACGAGGTCAACGGCGGCCCCGAGGTCCTCTTCACCGAGGAGGCCCCCGTTCCGGAGCCGGGGCCGGGCGAGCTGCTCGTCCGCAGCGAGGCGGTCGGAGTCACGCTGCCCGCCGTACGGCGGGTGCGCGAGGGCACCGAACCAGGACCGCTCGGCGGCGAGGTGGCGGGCACCGTCGTCGCCGTCGGTGAAGGCGCCACCGGTTTTGCCGTGGGCGACCGCGTCACCGGCCTCTGCTTCTCCCACGGCTACGCCGAACTGGCTCTCCTCCACCGGGCGATGGCCTCGCGCATTCCGGACCGTGCGACGGCCGTGGACGCCGTGGCCCTGGTCCGCAGCGGCCTGGTCGCACGCGGCGCCCACGAGGCCGGCCGCCCCCGCCCCGGCGATGCCGTCCTGGTCACCGCGGCGGCCAGCGCGGTCGGCACCCTCGCCCTGCAGTACGCCAGGGCGGGCGGGGCCTCCCGCGTCGTCGCCGCCGTCAGCAGCGCGGACAAGGCGGAGTTCGTCCGCGCCCTCGGCGCCGACGAGGTCGTGCTCTACGGGGACGAGTCCTGGGGCGATCCGGTCGACGTCGTCCTCGACGGGGTCGGCGGAGAGCTCCTCCGCCCCGCGGTACGCGCTCTGGCCGAAGGCGGCCGACTGGTCGCCTTCAGTTCGGGCGGCGGCACGATCGACGCGTACGAACTGCTGGTCCGGAGCGCCTCGGTCGTCGGCTTCCGGATGGCCGCTGTCGCCCGGGGCGAGCCCGACACGTACGCGCGCTGGCTCGACGAACTGTGGGAACTCCACCGCAACGGCACCCTGCGCCCGCGCGTGTTCGCCGAGATCCCGCTCGCGGAAGCGGCCCGCGCCCACGAGATCATCGAGTCCCGGCGCAATCTCGGCAAGGTCGTCCTGATCCCCCGGGGCTAG
- a CDS encoding MarR family winged helix-turn-helix transcriptional regulator, whose amino-acid sequence MTRTESQGALARLQSLPSWLAGRVAARGRGLVAEAIAEEGLKPPHHAVLAAVAEYGPVAQADLVRRLGFDPKDVVLLLNHLEEAGLARRAPDPRDRRKNAVTVTPAGTRTLERCARLAERANAELLAPLSAAERRQLMELLTRVHES is encoded by the coding sequence ATGACCCGCACCGAGAGCCAGGGCGCCCTGGCTCGGCTCCAGTCCCTGCCGAGCTGGCTGGCCGGCCGGGTCGCGGCGCGCGGCCGGGGCCTGGTCGCCGAGGCGATCGCCGAAGAAGGGCTGAAACCGCCCCACCACGCCGTGCTCGCGGCGGTGGCCGAGTACGGGCCCGTCGCCCAGGCGGACCTGGTGCGCCGACTGGGCTTCGACCCGAAGGACGTGGTCCTCCTGCTCAACCACCTGGAGGAGGCCGGGCTGGCCCGGCGCGCACCCGATCCGCGGGACCGCCGCAAGAACGCGGTGACGGTGACGCCGGCGGGCACCCGGACCCTGGAGCGGTGCGCACGGCTGGCGGAGCGGGCCAACGCCGAACTGCTGGCACCGCTCAGCGCGGCGGAACGCCGACAGCTGATGGAACTCCTGACGCGGGTGCACGAGTCCTAG
- a CDS encoding DUF1702 family protein, producing the protein MSGGWRAVRRRLLTPSHNETKLSTRGFHLKDDAARTNLETVGGTFLDGYAIAVEARDQDEAHERLERIPVRYRGFAYEGAAMGLAMLDGLPLPGNDRVARFLAGHGAPHDYMVHVGVGWAMARLPRFRWASIAPPDPLLRWLALDGYGFHQAYFRTARYVHQHHRESDFPWPGDGTGRYAGHAIDQGVGRALWFIGGTDPAVVADLVDGYQADRHADLWAGVGLAACYAAGATDAELRLLLDRAGPHRPQLAQGAAFAATARIEAGLLTEHAEAATAVLCGLTPQQAAGVCTRARPRPAVDGPVPAYEVWRQEIADRITDLAAGAHR; encoded by the coding sequence ATGAGCGGAGGCTGGCGGGCGGTCCGACGACGCCTGTTGACACCGAGTCACAACGAGACGAAGTTGTCCACCAGGGGTTTCCACCTCAAGGACGACGCGGCGCGGACCAACCTGGAGACCGTCGGCGGGACCTTCCTCGACGGTTACGCGATCGCCGTCGAGGCGCGCGACCAGGACGAGGCGCACGAGCGGCTGGAACGGATACCGGTGCGCTACCGGGGCTTCGCCTACGAGGGCGCGGCGATGGGCCTGGCCATGCTGGACGGCCTGCCGCTGCCCGGCAACGACCGGGTCGCCCGGTTCCTGGCCGGCCACGGCGCGCCGCACGACTACATGGTGCACGTCGGGGTCGGCTGGGCGATGGCCCGGCTGCCCCGCTTCCGCTGGGCCTCGATCGCGCCGCCCGACCCGCTGCTGCGCTGGCTCGCCCTGGACGGGTACGGCTTCCACCAGGCGTACTTCCGCACCGCGCGGTACGTGCACCAGCACCACCGGGAGAGCGACTTCCCGTGGCCCGGCGACGGGACCGGGCGCTACGCGGGGCACGCCATCGACCAGGGCGTCGGCCGGGCCCTGTGGTTCATCGGCGGCACCGACCCGGCCGTGGTCGCCGACCTGGTCGACGGCTACCAGGCCGACCGGCACGCCGACCTGTGGGCCGGGGTCGGGCTGGCCGCCTGCTACGCGGCCGGGGCCACCGACGCCGAACTACGCCTGCTGCTCGACCGGGCCGGCCCGCACCGGCCCCAACTCGCCCAGGGCGCGGCCTTCGCCGCCACCGCCCGGATCGAGGCCGGCCTGCTCACCGAACACGCCGAAGCCGCCACCGCGGTGCTCTGCGGGCTCACCCCGCAGCAGGCCGCCGGGGTGTGCACCCGGGCCCGGCCGCGCCCGGCGGTCGACGGCCCGGTCCCCGCGTACGAGGTGTGGCGGCAGGAGATCGCCGACCGGATCACCGACCTGGCCGCCGGAGCCCACCGGTGA
- a CDS encoding cytochrome P450 — MAADRLAVMTGAAAAYGDAVRLPLGPKTLYFFNHPDHVRRVLTDNSANYHKGIGLVHARRALGDGLLTSEGERWRAQRKVIQPVFQARRINRQVDVIAEEAALLAERLRRTAGPGPVDVRQEMTSLTLGVLGRALLDADLGAHASIGEAFEVVQDQAIFEMMSLSSVPSWVPLPLQLRFRRARAELDRIVAALADERRRRPAADGTRDDVLSRLIDATADEGDPAARRARMRDELVTLLLAGHDTTASTLSWSLYLLDRHPEVGDRVRAELDEVLGDRLPALDDLHRLTYTSMVLQEVMRLYPAVWLLPRKALAEDEVGGFRVPAGADVVLCPYTLHRHPEFWDEPERFDPERFARGRSAGRHRYAYVPFGAGPRVCVGSSLGMLEATVVLAVLLRRLHLAVPPGHRVRAEPMLTLRVKGGLPMTVRPRD; from the coding sequence ATGGCGGCCGACCGGCTGGCGGTGATGACCGGGGCGGCGGCGGCCTACGGCGACGCGGTGCGCCTGCCGCTCGGCCCGAAGACGCTCTACTTCTTCAACCACCCGGACCACGTCCGCCGGGTGCTCACCGACAACAGCGCCAACTACCACAAGGGCATCGGCCTGGTGCACGCCCGGCGCGCCCTCGGCGACGGGCTGCTGACCAGCGAGGGCGAGCGCTGGCGGGCCCAGCGCAAGGTGATCCAGCCGGTGTTCCAGGCCCGCCGGATCAACCGGCAGGTCGACGTGATCGCCGAGGAGGCGGCGCTGCTCGCCGAGCGCCTGCGCCGGACGGCGGGCCCGGGCCCGGTGGACGTCCGGCAGGAGATGACCTCGCTCACCCTCGGGGTGCTCGGCCGCGCCCTGCTGGACGCCGACCTGGGGGCGCACGCGTCGATCGGCGAGGCGTTCGAGGTGGTCCAGGACCAGGCCATCTTCGAGATGATGAGCCTGAGTTCGGTGCCCTCCTGGGTGCCGCTGCCGCTCCAGCTCAGGTTCCGCCGGGCCCGCGCCGAGCTGGACCGGATCGTCGCCGCGCTCGCCGACGAGCGCCGCCGCCGGCCCGCCGCCGACGGCACCCGGGACGACGTGCTGTCCCGGCTGATCGACGCCACCGCGGACGAGGGCGACCCGGCGGCCCGGCGGGCCCGGATGCGCGACGAGCTGGTCACCCTGCTGCTGGCCGGGCACGACACCACCGCCAGCACCCTCAGTTGGAGCCTGTACCTGCTCGACCGGCACCCGGAGGTCGGCGACCGGGTCCGCGCCGAGCTGGACGAGGTGCTCGGCGACCGGCTGCCGGCCCTGGACGACCTGCACCGGCTGACCTACACCTCGATGGTCCTCCAGGAGGTGATGCGGCTGTACCCGGCGGTCTGGCTGCTGCCCCGCAAGGCGCTCGCCGAGGACGAGGTCGGCGGCTTCCGGGTGCCGGCCGGCGCCGACGTCGTGCTCTGCCCCTACACCCTGCACCGGCACCCGGAATTCTGGGACGAGCCGGAGCGCTTCGACCCCGAGCGCTTCGCCCGGGGCCGCTCGGCGGGCCGCCACCGCTACGCCTACGTGCCGTTCGGCGCCGGGCCTCGGGTCTGCGTGGGCAGCAGCCTGGGCATGCTGGAGGCCACCGTGGTGCTGGCCGTCCTGCTGCGCCGCCTGCACCTGGCCGTCCCGCCCGGCCACCGGGTGCGGGCCGAACCGATGCTGACCCTGCGCGTCAAGGGCGGCCTCCCGATGACCGTCCGCCCGCGCGACTGA
- a CDS encoding ATP-binding protein, translated as MTTTVPGPPLAPPTADWPERPYRIEEVLRPSGPAGPPLPSARAALVAAYHRALASGGRPLLAGWYRLRPNGPVRVVAGAPGGFPFLPGTRGGTTERDRLAAELAAFPWWVPLTAAVDLPAPPPPGLPRATAGPTGGPELSLPGCWPGPFARLLLAHPLGPDELDAEAARLAAAERDARSRGGSPEYQLRADRYAWLHREVRAARSTGLWRVRLLAGGTDAASAATVAGLLVAGHDLDATPHALAPLPPVPGLATALALDRPAPAGAPAPPPAPPTAAPPPTVPPTTVSPPTLPPRAVDGPSDLWGDGGHRVPFPAGAELLAELVRVPETEVPGVRLVEAPGFDVTPEPAADGPALPLGRVLDRYGSPTAALPVPLASLNRHAFVCGATGAGKSQTVRTLLEGLSRLPEPVPWLVIEPAKSEYAGMAGRLAGHGGVLVIRPGDPDAVPGCLNPLEPAPGFPLQTHVDLVRALFLASFDAVEPFPQVLAQALTRCYREAGWDVALGEPLTPGPAPRHPGLGDLRRAALQVVEEIGYGREITDNVRGFIDVRLNSLRLGTPGRFFEGGHPLDLPALLRRNVVLELEDIGSDQDKAFLIGAVLLRITEHLRRRATTGPVALRHVTVIEEAHRLLRNAVPGTPAAHAVELFAGLLAEVRAYGEGIVVAEQIPSKIIPDVLKNSAVKIVHRLPAQDDRAAVGSTMNLTEDQSRQLVALPPGRAAVFTDGMDRPVLLSLPLREAAESPDGADRLPPVQPREPVCGSRCRARPCTLREIGAAARLAEQPRLVLWVEVLVLAHLTGEPAPAPEPGWLAALAAPADPRTLECAVGHRITEALADRPGLAVHYRPGELAAHLAEVALRQLGAPGAPPPCDGRETHWQAGRFRWVDVHRALTAHPPDGRPHPDTAAWRARGLDLPGADTVEQLDAFRRHPDNHLPPRTLVTGRSDPPPRTGPPPCSTSPPIRSPGCAARSPSSACPAPGRSPGSTPGPPPAPPPHPTPPGGPEHERGHRTAARRRPGRPGPDAPGPDAPDPAPAVLEQPAARYEAELDHSPNRNRKRNRRTNHPPSTWSWRPPTRTRRRTSTRPSTCARWAADSGRRSGTRTGPCSPRNWRSPNCWPSGAPGSTLARPTTAPGAGTPTRWSARDPTSPVSSRSSRPSPAIRTH; from the coding sequence ATGACCACCACCGTGCCCGGGCCGCCGCTCGCCCCGCCCACCGCCGACTGGCCCGAACGGCCGTACCGGATCGAGGAGGTGCTGCGGCCCTCCGGTCCGGCCGGACCGCCCCTCCCCTCGGCGCGGGCCGCGCTGGTCGCCGCGTACCACCGGGCCCTGGCCTCCGGCGGGCGGCCGCTGCTCGCCGGGTGGTACCGGCTCCGGCCGAACGGCCCGGTGCGGGTGGTGGCCGGGGCTCCGGGCGGGTTCCCGTTCCTGCCCGGAACCCGGGGCGGGACCACCGAACGGGACCGGCTCGCCGCCGAGTTGGCCGCCTTCCCGTGGTGGGTGCCGCTCACCGCCGCCGTCGACCTCCCGGCTCCGCCGCCGCCCGGCCTGCCGCGGGCCACCGCCGGGCCGACCGGCGGACCGGAGCTCTCGCTGCCCGGTTGCTGGCCCGGCCCGTTCGCCCGGCTGCTGCTGGCCCACCCGCTCGGACCGGACGAACTCGACGCCGAGGCGGCCCGGTTGGCCGCCGCCGAACGGGACGCCCGGAGCCGGGGCGGCTCGCCGGAGTACCAGCTCCGGGCCGACCGGTACGCCTGGCTGCACCGCGAGGTCCGGGCGGCCCGCTCCACCGGGCTCTGGCGGGTCCGGCTGCTGGCGGGCGGCACCGACGCCGCCTCGGCGGCCACCGTGGCCGGCCTGCTGGTGGCCGGGCACGACCTCGACGCCACCCCGCACGCCCTGGCCCCGCTGCCACCGGTGCCCGGTCTGGCCACCGCCCTCGCCCTCGACCGCCCCGCACCTGCCGGAGCACCGGCCCCGCCACCGGCCCCGCCGACCGCCGCGCCACCACCCACCGTGCCACCAACCACCGTGTCACCACCCACCCTTCCACCAAGGGCTGTCGACGGTCCCTCGGACCTCTGGGGCGACGGCGGGCACCGGGTGCCGTTCCCGGCCGGGGCCGAGCTGCTGGCCGAGCTGGTCCGGGTGCCGGAGACCGAGGTGCCCGGCGTCCGGCTGGTCGAGGCGCCCGGTTTCGACGTCACCCCGGAGCCCGCCGCCGACGGCCCCGCCCTCCCGCTCGGCCGGGTGCTGGACCGGTACGGCTCCCCCACCGCCGCGCTGCCCGTCCCGCTGGCCTCGCTCAACCGGCACGCCTTCGTCTGCGGGGCGACCGGCGCGGGTAAGTCACAGACCGTCAGGACCCTGCTGGAGGGACTCTCCCGGCTCCCCGAACCGGTGCCCTGGCTGGTGATCGAACCCGCCAAGTCGGAGTACGCCGGGATGGCCGGCCGGCTGGCCGGGCACGGCGGGGTGCTGGTGATCCGCCCCGGCGATCCGGACGCCGTGCCCGGCTGCCTCAATCCGCTGGAGCCCGCGCCCGGCTTCCCGTTGCAGACCCACGTCGACCTGGTGCGAGCCCTCTTCCTGGCCTCGTTCGACGCGGTCGAGCCGTTCCCCCAGGTCCTGGCCCAGGCCCTGACCAGGTGTTACCGGGAGGCCGGCTGGGACGTCGCGCTCGGCGAGCCGCTCACCCCGGGCCCGGCGCCGCGCCACCCGGGCCTGGGCGACCTGCGCCGGGCCGCGCTCCAGGTGGTCGAGGAGATCGGCTACGGCCGGGAGATCACCGACAACGTGCGCGGCTTCATCGACGTCCGGCTCAACTCGCTCCGGCTCGGCACCCCCGGCCGGTTCTTCGAGGGCGGCCACCCGCTCGACCTGCCCGCCCTGCTACGGCGCAACGTGGTGCTGGAGCTGGAGGACATCGGCAGCGACCAGGACAAGGCCTTCCTGATCGGCGCCGTCCTGCTCCGGATCACCGAGCACCTGCGCCGCCGCGCCACCACCGGCCCGGTCGCCCTCCGGCACGTCACCGTGATCGAGGAGGCCCACCGGCTGCTGCGCAACGCGGTGCCCGGCACCCCGGCCGCCCACGCGGTCGAACTGTTCGCCGGTCTGCTCGCCGAGGTCCGCGCCTACGGCGAGGGCATCGTGGTGGCCGAGCAGATCCCCTCGAAGATCATCCCCGATGTGCTGAAGAACTCGGCCGTGAAGATCGTCCACCGGCTGCCCGCCCAGGACGACCGGGCCGCCGTCGGCAGCACGATGAACCTGACGGAGGACCAGTCCCGCCAACTGGTCGCCCTCCCGCCCGGCCGGGCGGCGGTCTTCACCGACGGCATGGACCGGCCGGTGCTGCTCTCGCTGCCGCTGCGCGAGGCCGCCGAGAGTCCGGATGGCGCCGACCGCCTCCCGCCGGTGCAGCCGCGCGAACCGGTCTGCGGCAGCAGGTGCCGGGCCCGGCCGTGCACCCTGCGGGAGATCGGCGCCGCCGCCCGGCTGGCCGAACAGCCCCGGCTGGTCCTGTGGGTCGAGGTGCTGGTGCTCGCCCACCTCACCGGCGAGCCGGCGCCCGCCCCCGAACCGGGCTGGCTCGCCGCGCTGGCCGCCCCTGCCGACCCCCGCACCCTGGAGTGCGCGGTCGGCCACCGGATCACCGAGGCGCTGGCCGACCGCCCCGGCCTGGCCGTCCACTACCGGCCCGGCGAGCTGGCCGCCCACCTCGCCGAAGTGGCGCTGCGCCAACTCGGCGCCCCCGGGGCTCCCCCGCCCTGCGACGGCCGCGAGACCCACTGGCAGGCCGGCCGGTTCCGCTGGGTCGACGTGCACCGCGCGCTCACCGCACACCCGCCGGACGGCCGGCCGCACCCCGACACCGCCGCCTGGCGGGCCCGCGGCCTCGACCTGCCGGGCGCGGACACCGTCGAGCAGCTCGACGCCTTCCGCCGCCACCCCGACAACCACCTGCCCCCGCGCACCCTCGTCACCGGCCGGTCCGACCCGCCGCCGCGGACCGGGCCGCCGCCCTGCTCGACGTCTCCCCCGATCCGGTCACCCGGCTGCGCCGCGCGATCGCCTTCCTCGGCCTGCCCCGCCCCTGGCCGATCGCCCGGCTCCACCCCGGGGCCGCCGCCCGCACCACCACCGCACCCCACTCCGCCAGGAGGGCCGGAGCATGAGCGTGGACACCGCACGGCCGCACGCCGACGACCCGGACGCCCCGGCCCGGACGCCCCCGGCCCGGACGCCCCCGATCCCGCCCCGGCCGTCCTCGAACAGCCCGCCGCCCGCTACGAGGCCGAGCTGGACCACTCCCCGAACCGGAACCGGAAACGGAACCGGAGGACGAACCACCCACCCTCGACCTGGAGTTGGCGGCCCCCGACGAGGACCCGGAGGAGGACTTCGACCCGGCCTTCGACCTGCGCCCGTTGGGCGGCGGATTCCGGCCGGAGGTCCGGGACCCGGACCGGGCCCTGCTCCCCAAGGAACTGGCGATCGCCGAACTGCTGGCCGAGCGGGGCGCCCGGGTCGACGCTCGCCCGGCCGACCACGGCGCCGGGGGCAGGAACCCCGACACGGTGGTCCGCAAGGGACCCGACGAGCCCGGTGTCGTCACGGAGTTCAAGACCGTCACCGGCAATCAGAACGCACTGA